One Cupriavidus taiwanensis LMG 19424 DNA segment encodes these proteins:
- a CDS encoding serine hydrolase domain-containing protein, with translation MQAQAKSRGKGLRRSRGWRTVVPLVALMVAPAGVALAQGAGQPAAVAESEVMQGFPPPPDKQVGRGTGLRPPYMRWAFRHAREMSPTVGIRHASLPLALPGQSAPELDAVGFTVAGQTVRVADYLRDTHTDGFIVLHQGRIVYERYLAGFDPHQPHIWASMTKSVTGLLAAMLVEEGRLDPQARLAQYVPELAGNPFGEATVQQNLDMEVPVGYPQALPPDLGLFGAVGIVPRKADAPDTIYDFLKVVHATGSAGEGPDGGVWYYQNGSPEAVAWALRRVTGKRWADLVTERLWSRFADDDAYTQVDRQGTEMASGGMNSTLRDAARFAETVRRAAAGDATVGISPKAVRIALQPASNQARFARGNTTAGRDGYGYRNYWFQRNDGDGSIEASGRFGQKIYINPARELTVVKFSASPDGAARATSAAAVRKRDDPARALESSEAMVAAAHALLRAASR, from the coding sequence ATGCAGGCACAAGCGAAGTCGCGCGGGAAGGGGCTCCGACGCAGTCGGGGTTGGCGGACGGTGGTGCCGCTGGTGGCGTTGATGGTCGCGCCGGCCGGCGTAGCACTGGCGCAAGGCGCGGGCCAGCCCGCGGCAGTGGCCGAGAGCGAAGTCATGCAGGGCTTCCCGCCACCGCCGGACAAGCAGGTCGGTCGCGGCACCGGCTTGCGCCCGCCTTATATGCGATGGGCCTTCCGGCACGCGCGCGAGATGTCGCCCACCGTCGGCATCCGCCATGCGAGCCTGCCGCTGGCGCTGCCGGGCCAGTCGGCGCCGGAGCTGGACGCCGTCGGCTTTACCGTCGCGGGACAGACGGTGCGGGTGGCGGACTACCTGCGCGATACGCATACCGATGGCTTTATCGTGCTGCACCAGGGCCGGATCGTGTACGAGCGCTACCTTGCCGGCTTCGATCCGCACCAGCCGCATATCTGGGCATCGATGACCAAGTCCGTGACGGGTCTGCTGGCGGCGATGCTGGTCGAAGAGGGCAGGCTCGATCCGCAGGCGCGGCTGGCTCAATACGTGCCCGAACTGGCCGGCAATCCGTTCGGCGAGGCCACGGTGCAGCAGAACCTGGACATGGAGGTGCCGGTGGGCTATCCGCAGGCACTGCCGCCGGACCTGGGACTGTTCGGCGCGGTGGGCATCGTGCCGCGCAAGGCCGATGCGCCCGACACCATCTATGACTTCCTCAAGGTCGTGCACGCCACCGGCAGCGCCGGCGAGGGGCCGGACGGCGGCGTCTGGTATTACCAGAACGGCTCGCCGGAAGCGGTGGCGTGGGCGCTGCGCCGCGTTACGGGCAAGCGCTGGGCCGACCTCGTCACCGAGCGCTTGTGGTCGCGCTTCGCCGATGACGACGCCTACACCCAGGTCGATCGCCAGGGCACCGAAATGGCCAGTGGCGGCATGAATTCGACGCTGCGCGATGCCGCCCGCTTTGCCGAGACCGTGCGCCGCGCCGCGGCCGGCGATGCCACGGTCGGCATTTCGCCGAAGGCGGTGCGGATCGCGCTGCAGCCGGCAAGCAACCAAGCCCGCTTCGCGCGCGGCAATACCACCGCGGGGCGCGATGGCTACGGCTACCGCAACTACTGGTTCCAGCGCAACGACGGCGATGGCAGCATCGAGGCCAGCGGCCGCTTCGGCCAGAAGATCTACATCAATCCTGCCCGCGAGCTGACCGTGGTGAAGTTCTCGGCCAGTCCCGACGGCGCCGCGCGCGCGACCAGCGCCGCCGCCGTGCGCAAGCGCGACGATCCGGCGCGCGCGCTCGAATCCTCCGAAGCCATGGTGGCGGCGGCGCACGCCTTGCTGCGCGCGGCCAGCCGCTGA
- a CDS encoding GlxA family transcriptional regulator, protein MHTVAVIAFEGISPFHLSVPCIVFGDDLDRLGVPRYRLLICGEKPGLISTMSGFRIEVEHNLSVLEQADTVIMPAWRDPAERAPQALLDALRCASARGARIAGLCLGTFVVAEAGLLDGRTAATHWAWADDFAQRYPRVRLDRDSLYIDDGAILTSAGTAAALDCCLHLVRRDHGAEVANRVARRMVVAPHRHGGQAQYIEHPLPQADGADRLGMTLDWAIAHLSEPLTLDTLAEKAGMSRRNFTRRFKEKTGTTVTQWVLNHRLTAARRLLETTDKGVDLVAELVGFGSAVSLRQHFTQALAVSPSAYRKQFGTAVPRHTVR, encoded by the coding sequence ATGCACACCGTCGCGGTGATTGCCTTCGAAGGCATCAGCCCCTTCCACCTGTCCGTGCCCTGCATCGTCTTTGGCGACGACCTCGACCGCCTGGGTGTGCCACGCTACCGGCTGCTGATCTGCGGCGAGAAGCCGGGCCTGATTTCCACCATGTCGGGCTTCCGCATCGAGGTGGAGCACAACCTGTCGGTGCTGGAGCAGGCCGATACCGTGATCATGCCGGCGTGGCGCGATCCGGCCGAGCGCGCCCCGCAAGCGCTGCTCGATGCGCTCCGGTGCGCGAGCGCGCGCGGCGCGCGCATTGCCGGATTGTGCCTGGGCACCTTCGTGGTGGCCGAGGCCGGCCTGCTCGACGGGCGCACCGCGGCCACGCACTGGGCATGGGCCGACGATTTCGCGCAACGCTACCCCCGGGTGCGGCTCGACCGCGATTCGCTCTATATCGACGACGGCGCCATCCTGACCTCGGCCGGCACCGCGGCCGCGCTGGACTGCTGCCTGCACCTGGTGCGGCGCGACCACGGCGCCGAGGTGGCCAACCGCGTCGCGCGGCGCATGGTGGTGGCCCCGCACCGGCACGGCGGCCAGGCGCAATACATCGAGCACCCGCTGCCGCAGGCGGACGGCGCCGACCGGCTCGGCATGACGCTGGACTGGGCCATCGCGCACCTGTCCGAGCCGCTGACATTGGACACGCTGGCCGAGAAAGCCGGCATGAGCCGGCGCAATTTCACGCGCCGCTTCAAGGAGAAGACCGGGACCACCGTGACGCAGTGGGTGCTGAACCACCGGCTGACCGCGGCGCGCCGCTTGCTGGAGACGACCGACAAGGGCGTCGACCTGGTGGCCGAGCTGGTCGGGTTCGGGTCGGCGGTCTCCCTGCGCCAGCACTTCACCCAGGCGCTGGCGGTGTCGCCATCGGCCTACCGCAAGCAGTTCGGCACCGCGGTGCCGCGTCACACGGTCAGGTAA
- a CDS encoding DUF2950 domain-containing protein, translating to MQRTQRSGLAWPRRKALFLAGMLLALAAAPAFAQKNFATPEAAMNAFGEAVATSDDDAMKSLLGARYTDLIPPVGAEIRYKFLEAWHQSHAIRADGPDRARIAAGNDGWTMPVPLVKTAKGWHFDTRAGVEEMRLRRIGRNELAVMQTLLAVRDAQYEYAQRMRQDRGVTTYASKLVSSPGKHDGLYWPTGPDEPESPLGPAFLRAEHRSAPGAGYHGYRYRLLTSQGPHAPGGKYDYVVDGKLFGGFAVIAWPLRYGDTGIKSFMVSHDGRVYERDLGPDSAARAGAIRSFDPGPGWTEVKP from the coding sequence ATGCAGCGCACGCAACGATCGGGCCTGGCATGGCCCCGCCGCAAGGCGTTGTTCCTGGCGGGAATGCTGCTCGCCCTGGCGGCGGCGCCGGCTTTCGCACAGAAGAACTTCGCGACGCCCGAGGCGGCAATGAACGCGTTCGGCGAAGCGGTCGCCACCAGCGACGACGACGCCATGAAGTCACTGCTCGGCGCCCGCTATACCGACCTGATCCCGCCGGTCGGTGCCGAGATCCGCTACAAATTCCTGGAAGCATGGCACCAGTCGCACGCGATTCGCGCCGACGGCCCGGACCGTGCCCGCATTGCCGCGGGCAATGACGGCTGGACCATGCCGGTCCCGCTGGTCAAGACCGCGAAAGGCTGGCATTTCGATACGCGTGCCGGCGTCGAGGAAATGCGCCTGCGCCGCATCGGCCGCAATGAACTGGCGGTGATGCAGACCCTGCTCGCCGTGCGTGACGCGCAGTACGAGTATGCGCAACGGATGCGCCAGGACCGCGGCGTGACCACCTATGCATCGAAGCTGGTCAGCTCGCCTGGCAAGCACGATGGCCTGTACTGGCCAACCGGCCCTGACGAACCGGAAAGCCCGCTTGGGCCGGCCTTCCTGAGAGCCGAGCATCGCAGCGCGCCGGGCGCTGGCTACCACGGCTATCGCTACCGGCTGCTGACGTCGCAGGGCCCGCACGCGCCCGGCGGCAAGTATGACTACGTCGTCGACGGCAAGCTCTTCGGCGGCTTTGCCGTGATCGCGTGGCCGCTGCGGTACGGGGATACCGGCATCAAGAGCTTCATGGTGAGCCACGACGGCCGCGTCTACGAGCGCGACCTGGGACCGGACAGCGCGGCCAGGGCCGGTGCAATCCGGTCCTTCGACCCCGGCCCCGGGTGGACCGAGGTCAAGCCCTGA
- a CDS encoding YihY/virulence factor BrkB family protein: protein MHLAHALISDLLRHPLRFAWYTLRQFRANQGLLLAGAVAYYALLSIVPLLILMVIALSHVIEPELLLSTLARYLEWIVPGQARALVTELAGFLRNRGTIGWVLLGTMLFFSSLAFTVLENAMSVIFEHRVAIRRRHFLVSALLPYCYIAVLSIGLLLVTVVSGALLAIGERHVEVLGHDWSLDRLSTGLLYLLGFIGEVLMLTSIYMVMPVGRLSLRHALSGAVIAAVLWEISRHVLVWYFTTLSQVGRVYGSLTTAIVVLLSLEIAATLLLLGAQVIAEFERGAWHKLPGRGGRAEEFHT from the coding sequence ATGCACCTTGCCCACGCCCTCATCAGCGACCTGCTGCGCCATCCGCTGCGCTTTGCCTGGTACACGCTGCGGCAGTTCCGCGCCAACCAGGGCCTGCTGCTGGCCGGCGCGGTCGCCTACTACGCGCTGCTGTCGATCGTGCCGCTGCTGATCCTGATGGTGATCGCGCTGTCGCACGTGATCGAGCCCGAGCTGCTGCTGTCGACGCTGGCGCGCTATCTCGAGTGGATCGTGCCCGGCCAGGCGCGCGCCCTGGTCACCGAGCTGGCCGGCTTCCTGCGCAACCGCGGCACCATCGGCTGGGTGCTGCTGGGCACCATGCTGTTCTTCAGCTCGCTCGCCTTCACCGTGCTGGAGAACGCCATGTCGGTCATCTTCGAGCACCGCGTGGCGATCCGGCGCCGCCATTTCCTGGTCTCTGCGCTGCTGCCGTACTGCTACATCGCCGTGCTCAGCATCGGCCTGCTGCTGGTAACGGTGGTATCCGGCGCGCTGCTGGCAATCGGCGAACGGCACGTCGAGGTGCTGGGCCACGACTGGTCGCTGGACCGCCTCTCCACCGGCCTGCTCTACCTGCTAGGCTTTATCGGCGAGGTACTGATGCTGACCTCGATCTACATGGTGATGCCGGTCGGCCGGCTGTCGCTGCGCCACGCGCTCAGCGGCGCGGTGATCGCCGCGGTGCTGTGGGAGATCTCGCGCCACGTGCTGGTGTGGTACTTCACCACGCTGTCGCAGGTAGGACGGGTCTATGGCTCGCTGACCACGGCGATCGTGGTGCTGCTCAGCCTGGAAATCGCGGCGACGCTGCTGCTGCTCGGCGCGCAGGTGATCGCGGAATTCGAGCGCGGCGCCTGGCACAAGCTGCCGGGGCGCGGTGGCCGGGCAGAGGAATTTCATACC
- a CDS encoding acyl-CoA dehydrogenase family protein translates to MFDHLTNPVLLETRAGIRRFIDEELRPLERELGLGSEDPWPRETLRQVWRRSSELGFYAACLPTALGGKGLNIQEQCALKADLAASGSTLAAHVLGDLGGPPRVGNMLKYATPEQLDQYFKPVIRGDKSTCFALTETHSGSDAQSIRTSAVTDGDDLVINGGKHYISGAPFADFAIVMCVTDATATPPAITAVLVDLDLPGVTVTNEYVPMSGQHIDGDIRFDNVRVPRANVFGGEGNGFKLGMSRINVNRLLHCPSMLGLATRAYESSVEYAGQRRQFGGPIARFQAIQHMLADMAAALWACESMIAHTAALADAGADLRMKAAACKLFVSERCFEVADKAVQIHGNVGVTRGHPVEQTFRKLRMFRIFTGTSEIQRNTIARAILEPLQQKA, encoded by the coding sequence ATGTTCGATCACCTGACCAACCCCGTGCTGCTGGAGACCCGCGCCGGCATCCGCCGCTTTATCGACGAAGAACTGCGCCCGCTCGAACGCGAGCTCGGCCTGGGTTCCGAGGACCCGTGGCCACGCGAGACGCTGCGCCAGGTCTGGCGCCGCTCCAGCGAACTGGGTTTCTACGCCGCCTGCCTGCCCACCGCGCTCGGCGGCAAGGGCCTGAATATCCAGGAACAATGCGCGCTCAAGGCCGACCTGGCCGCCAGCGGCTCGACGCTGGCCGCGCACGTGCTGGGCGACCTGGGCGGCCCGCCGCGGGTGGGCAACATGCTGAAGTACGCCACCCCGGAACAGCTCGATCAGTATTTCAAGCCGGTGATCCGCGGCGACAAGTCCACCTGCTTCGCACTGACGGAAACGCATTCCGGCTCCGATGCGCAAAGCATCAGGACCTCGGCCGTGACCGACGGCGATGACCTGGTGATCAACGGCGGCAAGCACTACATCAGCGGCGCGCCCTTCGCCGACTTCGCCATCGTCATGTGCGTGACCGACGCCACCGCCACGCCGCCGGCCATCACCGCGGTGCTGGTCGACCTGGACCTGCCGGGCGTGACCGTGACCAACGAGTACGTGCCGATGTCCGGCCAGCATATCGACGGCGATATCCGCTTCGACAACGTGCGGGTGCCGCGCGCCAACGTCTTCGGCGGCGAAGGCAACGGCTTCAAGCTCGGCATGTCGCGCATCAACGTGAACCGCCTGCTGCACTGCCCCAGCATGCTCGGGCTGGCCACGCGGGCTTATGAATCGTCGGTGGAATATGCCGGCCAGCGTCGCCAGTTCGGCGGCCCGATCGCGCGCTTCCAGGCGATCCAGCACATGCTGGCCGACATGGCCGCGGCGCTGTGGGCCTGTGAAAGCATGATCGCGCACACCGCCGCGCTGGCCGACGCCGGCGCCGACCTGCGCATGAAGGCCGCGGCGTGCAAGCTCTTCGTCTCGGAGCGCTGCTTCGAGGTGGCGGACAAGGCCGTGCAGATCCACGGCAATGTTGGCGTCACGCGCGGCCATCCGGTGGAGCAGACCTTCCGCAAGCTGCGCATGTTCCGCATCTTCACCGGCACCAGCGAGATCCAGCGCAACACCATCGCGCGGGCTATCCTGGAACCGCTGCAACAGAAAGCCTGA
- a CDS encoding tripartite tricarboxylate transporter substrate binding protein: protein MNRRNWLATAGAAALGSLLLPARAVRAASPYPSRPIRLIVPFIAGSTPDNVARTLSAELGKKLGQPLVVENMPGAGGIIGAGALRRAAPDGYTLGILANSHVINVHMYRKMPYDPTHDFTPITALSGGPSALVVPMSSPYKSAAELVAAMKKEPGKFNYGSGGKGSIAHLAVETMLHQAGCEAVHIPYKGAPEILTSMLTGQTQFGMPVLGTATQYVRNNQVRVLAVTAAARSPYFPDVPTMAEALPPGFVIDNWSGLFAPANFPADLAQKLHAAVRALQSAGVFDAQLKANAGELRRSASPAQFGTMVASDNARYGDLMKSIGMTGDLG, encoded by the coding sequence ATGAACCGCCGAAACTGGCTTGCGACCGCCGGCGCCGCCGCGCTGGGCAGCCTGCTGCTGCCGGCCCGCGCCGTCCGCGCCGCATCCCCCTACCCCAGCCGCCCGATCCGGCTGATCGTGCCGTTTATCGCCGGCAGCACGCCGGACAACGTGGCGCGCACGCTGTCGGCCGAACTGGGCAAGAAGCTCGGCCAGCCGCTGGTGGTCGAGAACATGCCCGGCGCCGGCGGCATCATCGGCGCGGGCGCGCTGCGCCGCGCCGCGCCCGATGGCTACACGCTGGGCATCCTGGCCAACTCGCACGTCATCAACGTGCACATGTACCGCAAGATGCCGTATGACCCGACCCATGACTTCACGCCGATCACGGCATTGTCGGGCGGGCCGTCGGCGCTGGTGGTGCCCATGTCCTCGCCTTACAAGAGCGCCGCCGAGCTGGTCGCGGCGATGAAGAAGGAGCCGGGCAAGTTCAACTACGGCTCCGGCGGCAAGGGCAGCATCGCCCATCTGGCGGTGGAGACCATGCTGCACCAGGCCGGCTGCGAGGCCGTGCATATTCCCTACAAGGGCGCGCCGGAGATCCTGACCTCGATGCTGACCGGCCAGACCCAGTTCGGCATGCCGGTGCTGGGTACGGCGACGCAGTACGTGCGCAACAACCAGGTCAGGGTGCTGGCCGTCACCGCCGCCGCGCGTTCGCCGTACTTCCCCGACGTGCCGACCATGGCCGAAGCGCTGCCGCCCGGCTTTGTCATCGACAACTGGAGCGGCCTGTTCGCTCCGGCCAATTTCCCGGCCGACCTGGCGCAGAAGCTGCACGCCGCGGTGCGCGCGCTGCAGAGCGCCGGCGTGTTCGACGCCCAGCTCAAGGCCAATGCCGGCGAGCTGCGCCGCAGCGCGTCGCCCGCGCAATTCGGCACCATGGTGGCAAGCGACAACGCGCGCTACGGCGACCTGATGAAATCGATCGGCATGACCGGCGACCTGGGCTGA
- a CDS encoding DUF883 family protein: protein MEQTETTITPTSTSGMRQQETRMPSASGSNMSSSAPWSSTPARSSGSQDLARELDRLIDRLPTLSGENLERAKAEFVELAARSGSAATEIAAKSADVARRVKGRVMSEWETSLERTETFVHANPVRALGIALGVGVVLGARLFGGSRRHDSL, encoded by the coding sequence ATGGAACAGACGGAAACGACTATCACGCCCACCAGCACATCAGGCATGCGCCAGCAGGAGACGCGCATGCCCTCGGCATCGGGTTCGAATATGAGCAGCAGCGCGCCATGGAGCAGCACGCCGGCACGATCGTCCGGATCGCAGGACCTGGCGCGCGAGCTCGACCGGCTGATCGATCGCCTGCCAACGCTGTCCGGCGAGAACCTCGAACGCGCCAAGGCGGAGTTCGTTGAACTTGCCGCCAGGTCAGGCAGCGCGGCGACGGAAATCGCGGCGAAGTCGGCGGACGTGGCACGGCGCGTGAAAGGACGCGTCATGAGCGAGTGGGAAACCAGCCTCGAGCGAACGGAAACGTTCGTCCACGCCAACCCTGTGCGGGCTCTGGGGATTGCGCTTGGCGTCGGCGTGGTGCTGGGCGCGCGGCTGTTCGGCGGTTCGCGCCGGCACGACAGCCTCTGA
- a CDS encoding cysteine hydrolase family protein — MHHPTLRKIAGAPARAAIDAASTAVLVIDFQNEYFSGKLPIPDGAAALGNARRLVGHADAAGMPVFHIQHVTPAGSPVFAEHGATVAFHGDLQPAPHHTVLQKTSVSAFPTTDLDQRLKAAGIQTLIITGLMTHACVTGAARDAVPLGYGVIVAADACATRDLDTVAGTIAHQDLHRAALAALDDTFGDILTTEQVLKLPLA, encoded by the coding sequence ATGCACCACCCGACCCTACGCAAGATCGCCGGCGCACCGGCCCGCGCTGCCATCGACGCCGCCAGTACCGCCGTGCTGGTCATCGATTTCCAGAACGAGTATTTCAGCGGCAAGCTGCCGATTCCCGATGGTGCCGCGGCCCTTGGCAACGCGCGGCGCCTGGTCGGCCACGCGGATGCCGCCGGCATGCCCGTGTTCCACATCCAGCACGTCACCCCGGCGGGCAGCCCTGTCTTCGCCGAACATGGCGCCACCGTGGCCTTCCACGGCGACCTGCAGCCGGCTCCGCACCACACCGTCCTGCAAAAGACTTCGGTCAGCGCATTCCCGACCACCGACCTGGACCAGCGGCTCAAGGCCGCCGGCATCCAGACCCTGATCATCACCGGCCTGATGACTCACGCCTGCGTCACCGGCGCGGCGCGCGACGCGGTGCCGCTGGGCTACGGCGTGATCGTGGCGGCCGACGCCTGCGCCACGCGCGACCTGGATACCGTGGCCGGCACGATCGCGCACCAGGACCTGCACCGCGCCGCCCTGGCCGCGCTCGACGATACCTTCGGCGATATCCTGACCACCGAGCAGGTGCTGAAGCTGCCGCTGGCCTGA
- a CDS encoding CaiB/BaiF CoA transferase family protein, which translates to MKPAWSCLNDVTIIDVSQLLPGPHACSLLRQLGADVIKVEQPGSGDTARQLGAHVYAQFNRGKRSVALDLKTDAGRAAFLDLVRDADAVVEGFRPGVMARMGLGFDALAAVNPAIVLCSVSSFGQTGPYASHAGHDLNYLALAGYWATPVQVHDAVSRPRVRVSDYAASGYAALSLAVAIMSARANGQGQHLDVSIHDAVLSWTAHGAWTARTHEASPQASPTVMPENDLFETRDGRHLAMGILENKFWDNLCAALGDAFPALRDPRFATRAGRSGHKVAVNDLMAAVFRTRDLAEWVDFFAPFDIPFSPVLGAGELFDDPHVRAREVVRRVEGGIAVDFPVKFSLGLPEGEDFVAGVGEHG; encoded by the coding sequence ATGAAGCCAGCATGGTCTTGCCTGAACGACGTCACCATCATCGACGTCAGTCAGTTGCTGCCCGGCCCGCACGCCTGCAGCCTGCTGCGCCAGCTTGGCGCGGATGTCATCAAGGTCGAGCAGCCCGGCAGCGGCGACACCGCGCGCCAACTGGGCGCGCATGTGTATGCGCAGTTCAACCGCGGCAAGCGCTCGGTGGCGCTGGACCTGAAGACCGACGCCGGCCGCGCGGCCTTCCTGGACCTGGTGCGCGATGCCGACGCCGTGGTCGAAGGCTTCCGCCCCGGCGTGATGGCGCGAATGGGGCTGGGCTTCGACGCGCTGGCGGCCGTCAATCCAGCCATCGTGCTGTGTTCCGTCTCGAGCTTCGGCCAGACCGGGCCGTACGCGAGCCATGCCGGGCACGACCTGAACTATCTGGCGCTGGCGGGCTACTGGGCCACGCCGGTGCAGGTGCACGATGCGGTCTCGCGCCCGCGCGTGCGGGTGTCCGACTACGCCGCCTCGGGCTACGCCGCGCTATCGCTGGCGGTGGCCATCATGAGCGCGCGAGCGAACGGACAGGGGCAACATCTCGACGTGTCGATCCATGATGCCGTGCTGTCGTGGACTGCGCATGGCGCCTGGACCGCGCGCACGCACGAGGCGTCGCCGCAGGCATCGCCCACCGTGATGCCGGAGAACGATCTGTTCGAAACGCGCGACGGGCGGCACCTGGCAATGGGCATCCTTGAGAACAAGTTCTGGGACAACCTGTGCGCGGCGCTGGGCGACGCGTTCCCGGCCCTGCGCGATCCGCGCTTCGCCACGCGCGCCGGACGCAGCGGGCACAAGGTGGCAGTCAATGACCTGATGGCGGCGGTGTTTCGCACGCGGGATCTGGCTGAATGGGTGGACTTCTTCGCGCCGTTCGATATCCCGTTCTCGCCGGTGCTGGGGGCTGGCGAACTGTTCGACGATCCGCATGTGCGGGCGCGGGAAGTGGTGCGGCGGGTTGAGGGTGGGATTGCGGTGGATTTTCCGGTGAAGTTCTCGTTGGGGTTGCCGGAGGGGGAGGATTTTGTGGCGGGGGTGGGGGAACACGGTTGA
- a CDS encoding phosphatase PAP2 family protein codes for MNAFDSSIIHFLNQFSFRWPVFDRGVLAFTQFYMLRGLPMVALLWWIWFRDGTDKQRDREIVTATVVAAFCALVLGRLLANWLPFRVRPMADPDVGLHFLLASDDGMRTWSSFPSDHAMIWCAVATGVMVAARWLGMLALAYAVLLICLARVFVGLHYPTDVIAGALLGVLTCLVLTRPPLRKRIAAPFLFLLDRYRGLFHVGMFLLSFGLITNFDEIRTVASSLMKVT; via the coding sequence ATGAACGCCTTCGACAGCAGCATCATTCACTTCCTGAACCAGTTCTCGTTCCGCTGGCCCGTCTTCGATCGCGGGGTGCTGGCCTTTACGCAGTTCTACATGCTGCGGGGCCTGCCCATGGTGGCGCTGTTGTGGTGGATCTGGTTCCGCGACGGCACGGACAAGCAACGCGATCGGGAAATTGTGACCGCGACCGTTGTCGCCGCGTTCTGCGCGCTGGTGCTGGGCCGGCTGCTGGCGAACTGGCTGCCATTTCGCGTGCGGCCCATGGCCGATCCGGATGTCGGCCTGCACTTTTTGCTGGCCTCGGACGATGGCATGCGCACATGGAGTTCATTTCCCAGCGATCACGCGATGATATGGTGTGCCGTGGCCACCGGCGTGATGGTCGCCGCGCGCTGGCTTGGCATGCTGGCGCTGGCGTATGCCGTGCTGCTGATCTGCCTGGCCCGCGTCTTCGTCGGACTGCACTACCCGACCGACGTGATCGCCGGCGCCCTCCTGGGCGTGCTGACATGCCTGGTGCTGACCCGGCCGCCGTTGCGCAAGCGCATTGCGGCGCCGTTCCTGTTTTTGTTGGACCGATACCGGGGCCTGTTCCATGTCGGCATGTTCCTGCTGAGCTTCGGGCTGATCACCAATTTCGACGAGATCCGCACCGTCGCCTCGTCGCTGATGAAGGTTACCTGA
- a CDS encoding DUF3300 domain-containing protein, whose amino-acid sequence MRLWRRLGACLCAGLAWLALNVHAQNAPAQAAPFKPEELEALVAPIALYPDSVLSQVLMASTYPLEIVQAARWVKANPKVKGDAALKAVESQPWDVSVKSLVAFPQVLEPMSDKLDWTQKLGDAFIGQEKEVLDAVQRLRARAQQSGNLKSNEQQKVIVEPAPAPSVQPAQSTAPAPAPAPAQTIVRIEPANPEVIYVPAYNPTVVYGAWSYPSYPPYYWPPYPAYYPGAALMTGFAWGVGLAAAGAIFGNCNWGGGDVNINVNKAANIDRNFDRTKVQGGGKWQHDASHRKGVSYRDNATSERFGGRDAAAANRRNEFRGREGGASDRMAGGNRGDRGGVGDRGGVGDRGGVGDRGGVGDRGGVGDRGGVGDRGGVGDRGGVGDRGGVGDRGGVGDRGGAGDRAGVSDRSAGGGRDNAFQGVGGGASAQRDFDRGRASAQSASFRDGGGQRGGGGGFSGGGGRGGGGFGGGRGGGGRGGGRR is encoded by the coding sequence ATGCGACTGTGGCGCCGGCTTGGCGCCTGCCTGTGCGCGGGCCTGGCATGGCTGGCGCTCAATGTCCATGCGCAGAACGCGCCAGCCCAGGCGGCACCGTTCAAGCCGGAAGAACTGGAGGCGCTGGTTGCGCCCATTGCCCTCTATCCCGACTCCGTCTTGTCCCAGGTGCTGATGGCCTCCACCTATCCGCTCGAAATCGTGCAGGCGGCACGCTGGGTCAAGGCCAATCCCAAGGTGAAGGGCGACGCGGCGCTGAAGGCGGTCGAGAGCCAGCCCTGGGATGTCAGCGTCAAGTCGCTGGTGGCGTTTCCGCAGGTGCTGGAGCCGATGAGCGACAAGCTCGACTGGACGCAGAAGCTGGGCGACGCCTTCATCGGCCAGGAGAAGGAAGTGCTCGACGCGGTGCAGCGGCTGCGGGCGCGCGCGCAGCAATCCGGCAATCTCAAGTCGAACGAGCAGCAGAAGGTCATTGTCGAACCCGCGCCGGCGCCATCGGTGCAGCCGGCGCAGTCGACGGCACCGGCACCGGCACCGGCGCCGGCGCAGACCATCGTGCGGATCGAGCCGGCGAATCCCGAAGTCATCTACGTCCCGGCCTACAACCCGACGGTGGTATACGGCGCCTGGAGCTATCCCTCCTATCCGCCGTATTACTGGCCCCCTTATCCCGCCTACTATCCCGGCGCCGCACTGATGACCGGCTTTGCCTGGGGCGTCGGCCTGGCCGCCGCGGGCGCGATCTTCGGCAACTGCAACTGGGGCGGGGGCGACGTCAACATCAACGTCAACAAGGCCGCCAATATCGACCGCAATTTCGACCGCACCAAGGTGCAGGGCGGCGGGAAATGGCAGCACGACGCCTCGCACCGCAAAGGGGTGTCGTACCGGGACAACGCCACGAGCGAGCGGTTTGGCGGGCGCGATGCGGCGGCCGCCAACCGCCGCAACGAATTCCGCGGCCGCGAGGGGGGCGCGTCCGACCGCATGGCAGGCGGGAATCGGGGCGACCGTGGCGGGGTGGGTGATCGTGGCGGGGTCGGCGACCGTGGCGGGGTTGGCGACCGTGGCGGAGTGGGCGACCGAGGCGGAGTTGGCGACCGAGGCGGAGTTGGCGACCGAGGCGGAGTTGGTGACCGAGGCGGAGTTGGCGACCGAGGCGGAGTTGGTGATCGTGGCGGGGTTGGCGACCGCGGCGGGGCCGGCGACCGTGCCGGCGTGTCGGACCGGTCCGCCGGCGGCGGCCGCGACAACGCATTCCAGGGCGTAGGCGGCGGTGCGAGCGCGCAGCGTGATTTCGACCGGGGCCGTGCCAGCGCGCAGTCGGCCTCGTTCCGCGACGGCGGCGGCCAGCGTGGCGGTGGCGGTGGCTTCAGCGGCGGCGGCGGCCGTGGCGGCGGAGGCTTCGGCGGTGGCCGCGGTGGTGGTGGCCGTGGTGGCGGACGGCGTTGA